A region of Peromyscus maniculatus bairdii isolate BWxNUB_F1_BW_parent chromosome 7, HU_Pman_BW_mat_3.1, whole genome shotgun sequence DNA encodes the following proteins:
- the LOC102919913 gene encoding uncharacterized protein LOC102919913, with product MELVSFEDVAVDFTWEEWQELDAAQRTLYKDVMLENYSSLVSLGHCVNKPELIFKLEQGLGPWNVAEASDRNLPGLPMWTAPTVTSQEHQNVHLWQVGTIQTKASSEKIAELQEQQKTHQGSKSREAEACKKRVYQRSQCTGGPVSHVCTKALHWKSTLAEGQRLQKGEISCGCEECRKTFFQNSHVTVCQKAPPHRKLCECTECRKAFFCNSELTSPQRMRTSEKTNECADWGKTFSPKSYLTQHQKMHTGKKPFECSECGKAFRTKRKLTLHQIIHTGEKPYECTRCGKTFSLKSYLTQHQKIHTGKKPYACAECGKAFYRSTHRTLHQRTHTNEKPYECTKCRKSFYCRAQLTLHQRIHTGEKLFKCMECGKSFHYKSHLTRHQTVHTDEKKPFECRECEKSFHSKSRLTEHQRSHPGEKLYECMECGKSFYQKATLFLHQRSHIGEKTYECPDCGKVFYCKSHLTLHQVIHTDTCPYVCTECGKYFYYKSQLIVHGRTHTGEKPYECGECGKAFSRKPYLTRHQRTHSGKSNLNVKNVEKLSTESQSSINVREHKHVAGILKEKNAGFLSTSSHK from the exons GACACTGTGTGAACAAACCTGAGCTGATCTTCAAGTTGGAGCAAGGACTTGGGCCATGGAATGTGGCAGAAGCCTCAGACAGGAACCTCCCAG GTCTTCCTATGTGGACTGCCCCGACTGTAACCAGCCAGGAACACCAGAATGTGCATTTGTGGCAAGTTGGAACTATCCAAACCAAGGCATCAAGTGAAAAGATT GCCGAGCTACAGGAGCAACAGAAGACCCATCAAGGGTCAAAATCCCGTGAAGCAGAAGCATGTAAGAAGAGAGTGTACCAGAGATCACAGTGTACTGGGGGTCCAGTATCTCACGTGTGTACAAAAGCTCTCCATTGGAAGTCGACTCTTGCTGAAGGGCAGAGGCTTCAGAAGGGGGAGATAAGCTGTGGGTGTGAGGAGTGCAGGAAAACCTTCTTCCAGAACTCACATGTTACAGTGTGTCAGAAAGCGCCCCCACACAGGAAGCTTTGTGAATGTACAGAATGCAGAAAGGCCTTCTTCTGCAACTCAGAGCTCACTAGTCCTCAGAGAATGCGTACAAGTGAGAAGACCAATGAATGTGCAGACTGGGGGAAGACCTTCTCCCCCAAGTCGTATCTCACTCAGCATCAGAAAATGCACACAGGTAAGAAGCCTTTTGAGTGTTcagaatgtgggaaagccttccgCACTAAGAGAAAACTTACTCTACATCAGATCATTCATACAGGCGAGAAGCCCTATGAGTGTACAAGATGCGGGAAGACCTTCTCCCTCAAGTCATACCTCACTCAGCATCAGAAAATTCACACAGGCAAGAAGCCTTATGCATGTGcagaatgtgggaaagccttctaCCGATCAACACACCGTACTTTGCATCAGAGAACTCATACAAATGAGAAGCCCTATGAGTGTACAAAATGCCGGAAGTCCTTCTACTGCCGGGCACAGCTTACTCTGCATCAGCGGATTCATACAGGTGAGAAGCTTTTTAAGTGCATGGAATGTGGAAAGTCTTTCCACTATAAGTCACACCTAACTCGGCATCAGACAGTTCACACAGATGAGAAGAAGCCCTTTGAATGTAGAGAATGCGAGAAATCCTTCCACTCCAAGTCACGCCTCACTGAGCATCAAAGGTCTCACCCAGGTGAGAAGCTCTATGAATGTATGGAGTGTGGGAAATCGTTCTATCAGAAGGCCACACTCTTTCTACATCAGAGGAGTCATATCGGCGAGAAGACTTATGAGTGTCCAGACTGTGGGAAAGTTTTCTATTGCAAGTCACATCTCACTCTTCACCAGGTAATACATACAGATACATGCCCGTATGTGTGTACAGAATGTGGAAAGTATTTCTACTATAAGTCACAACTCATTGTGCATGGACGAACTCACACAGgtgagaagccctatgaatgtggagaatgtgggaaagccttctcCCGCAAGCCATACCTCACCCGACATCAGCGTACTCACTCAGGTAAGAGCAATTTGAATGTAAAAAATGTGGAAAAGCTTTCTACCGAAAGTCAAAGCTCGATTAACGTCAGGGAACACAAGCACGTGGcaggtattttgaaagaaaagaatgcaGGATTCCTTTCTACTTCAAGTCACAAGTAG